In a single window of the Delftia tsuruhatensis genome:
- a CDS encoding chemotaxis protein, with protein MNLNSKAAQREIDERTNLTSNNQFELLLFRLGSDSELGKSELFGINVFKVREIVAMPQITPIAGGTPHSLGVVNLRGQVIPVLNLPAIVGCKPQTGLNIMLVTEYARTTQAFAVEAVEDIVRLDWKQVLSAEASGTSGRLVTSIARLDGNTDGSRLAQVLDVEAILQLVSPSDGQEITPEKVGPRLHLKPGAIVLAADDSFVARSLIEKELKVLQAPYEMLKSGQEAWDRLNALARMAEAEGLDITDKVALVLTDLEMPEMDGFTLTRNIKQDARFHPIPVVIHSSLSGSANEDHVRSVGADGYVAKFVAEDLADTLRRLLPG; from the coding sequence ATGAACCTCAACTCCAAGGCCGCCCAGCGAGAGATCGACGAGCGCACCAACCTCACGAGCAACAACCAGTTCGAGTTGCTGCTGTTCCGGCTGGGCAGTGACTCGGAGCTGGGCAAGTCCGAGCTGTTCGGAATCAACGTGTTCAAGGTGCGCGAGATCGTGGCCATGCCTCAGATCACGCCCATTGCAGGCGGCACGCCGCATTCGCTGGGCGTGGTGAATCTGCGCGGGCAGGTGATTCCTGTGCTGAACCTTCCAGCCATCGTGGGCTGCAAGCCGCAGACCGGGCTGAACATCATGCTGGTCACCGAATATGCACGCACCACCCAGGCCTTCGCGGTGGAGGCCGTCGAGGACATCGTGCGCCTGGACTGGAAGCAGGTACTGTCGGCCGAGGCCAGCGGGACCTCGGGCCGGCTGGTGACCAGCATCGCCCGCCTCGATGGCAACACCGATGGGTCCCGCCTGGCCCAGGTGCTGGATGTGGAAGCCATCCTGCAATTGGTCTCGCCCTCCGACGGCCAGGAGATCACTCCGGAGAAGGTCGGGCCCCGGCTTCACCTCAAGCCCGGCGCCATCGTGCTGGCCGCGGACGATTCCTTCGTGGCGCGCTCCCTGATCGAGAAGGAACTGAAGGTGCTGCAGGCTCCCTACGAGATGCTCAAGTCGGGCCAGGAGGCCTGGGACCGCCTCAACGCCCTGGCCCGCATGGCCGAGGCCGAGGGCCTGGACATCACCGACAAGGTCGCCCTGGTGCTGACCGACCTGGAGATGCCCGAGATGGACGGTTTCACGCTCACGCGCAACATCAAGCAGGATGCGCGCTTTCATCCCATCCCCGTGGTCATCCATTCCTCGCTGTCCGGCTCGGCCAACGAGGACCACGTGCGCAGCGTCGGCGCGGACGGCTACGTGGCCAAGTTCGTGGCCGAGGATCTGGCCGACACTCTGCGCCGCCTGCTGCCGGGCTGA
- a CDS encoding acetyl-CoA carboxylase biotin carboxylase subunit, protein MFKKILIANRGEIACRVIATARKMGIQTVAVYSDADREARHVKLADEAVHIGAAPSRESYLQADRIIAACKQTGAQAVHPGYGFLSENEAFAKRVEEEGIVFIGPKHAAIAAMGDKIASKKLADKAGVSTIPGYNDPIAGPEAAVEIARGIGYPVMIKASAGGGGKGLRVAYNDKEAFEGFASCQNEARNSFGDDRIFIEKFVQEPRHIEIQVLGDGHGNVIYLNERECSIQRRHQKVIEEAPSPFISDATRRAMGEQAVALAKAVGYQSAGTVEFVVGKDQDFYFLEMNTRLQVEHPVTECITGLDLVEQMIRVAAGEKLAIAQDDVRRDGWAIECRINAEDPFRNFLPSTGRLVRFSPPEQTMWQADTGHLHGVRVDTGVYEGGEIPMYYDSMIAKLIVHGSDRNDAIAKMREALNAFVIRGISSNIPFQAALLAHPKFKSGDFNTGFIAEHYAHGFHAEDVPHGDPDFLVALAGHMNRRYRARAATISGQMRGHELKVSADYCVVVLGADGQHQYRSVQVSDFDAESRASTVTVDGKPYTFRSETPMRAMCVQGSCNGKPFTAQVERGTARNPLALRVIHNGTQIDALVLSPRGGELHRLMPYKAPPDLSKFLLSPMPGLLVDVAVQAGQKVQAGEKLAVIEAMKMENILFASQDGVVSKISAGKGDSLAVDDVILEFE, encoded by the coding sequence ATGTTTAAGAAGATCCTGATTGCCAACCGCGGCGAGATTGCCTGCCGCGTCATCGCCACCGCCCGCAAGATGGGCATACAGACCGTGGCGGTGTACTCCGATGCGGACCGCGAGGCACGCCATGTCAAGCTGGCCGACGAGGCCGTGCACATCGGGGCCGCGCCCAGCCGCGAGTCCTATCTGCAGGCCGACCGCATCATCGCCGCCTGCAAGCAGACGGGCGCACAGGCCGTGCATCCGGGCTACGGCTTCCTCTCCGAAAACGAGGCCTTCGCCAAGCGCGTCGAGGAGGAGGGCATCGTCTTCATCGGCCCCAAGCACGCCGCCATCGCGGCCATGGGCGACAAGATCGCGTCCAAGAAGCTGGCCGACAAGGCCGGCGTGAGCACCATCCCGGGCTACAACGATCCCATCGCCGGGCCCGAGGCCGCCGTGGAGATCGCCAGGGGCATAGGCTACCCCGTGATGATCAAGGCCAGCGCCGGCGGTGGCGGCAAGGGCCTGCGCGTGGCCTACAACGACAAGGAAGCCTTCGAGGGCTTCGCCAGTTGCCAGAACGAGGCACGCAACAGCTTTGGCGATGACCGCATCTTCATCGAGAAGTTCGTGCAGGAGCCGCGCCACATCGAGATCCAGGTGCTGGGCGATGGCCACGGCAACGTGATCTACCTGAACGAGCGCGAATGCTCCATCCAGCGCCGCCACCAGAAGGTGATCGAGGAGGCACCGTCCCCCTTCATCAGCGATGCCACGCGCCGTGCCATGGGCGAGCAGGCCGTGGCCCTGGCCAAGGCGGTGGGCTACCAGAGCGCGGGCACGGTCGAGTTCGTCGTGGGCAAGGACCAGGATTTCTACTTCCTGGAAATGAACACCCGGCTGCAGGTCGAGCACCCCGTGACCGAGTGCATCACCGGCCTGGACCTCGTCGAGCAGATGATCCGCGTGGCCGCCGGCGAGAAGCTGGCCATTGCCCAGGACGACGTCCGGCGCGACGGCTGGGCGATCGAGTGCCGCATCAATGCCGAGGACCCGTTCCGCAATTTCCTGCCCTCCACGGGCCGCCTGGTGCGCTTTTCGCCGCCCGAGCAGACCATGTGGCAGGCCGACACCGGCCACCTGCATGGCGTGCGCGTGGATACGGGCGTCTACGAAGGCGGCGAGATTCCCATGTACTACGACTCGATGATCGCCAAGCTCATCGTGCACGGCAGCGACCGCAACGACGCCATCGCCAAGATGCGCGAGGCGCTCAACGCCTTCGTGATCCGCGGCATCAGTTCCAACATTCCGTTCCAGGCTGCACTGCTGGCCCATCCCAAATTCAAGAGCGGCGACTTCAACACCGGCTTCATCGCCGAGCACTACGCCCATGGCTTCCACGCCGAGGACGTGCCGCACGGGGATCCCGACTTCCTGGTCGCGCTGGCCGGGCACATGAACCGCCGCTACCGCGCACGTGCCGCCACCATCAGCGGCCAGATGCGCGGGCATGAACTCAAGGTGTCGGCAGACTACTGCGTGGTGGTGCTGGGCGCCGACGGCCAGCACCAGTACCGCTCGGTGCAGGTCTCGGACTTCGACGCCGAAAGCCGCGCCAGCACGGTCACCGTGGATGGAAAGCCCTACACCTTCCGCAGCGAGACGCCCATGCGTGCCATGTGCGTGCAGGGCAGCTGCAACGGCAAGCCCTTCACGGCCCAGGTCGAGCGTGGCACGGCCAGGAACCCGCTTGCCCTGCGCGTCATCCACAACGGTACACAGATCGACGCCCTGGTCCTGTCTCCGCGGGGCGGGGAACTGCACCGGCTCATGCCTTACAAGGCGCCGCCGGACCTGTCCAAGTTCCTGCTGTCTCCCATGCCGGGGCTGCTGGTCGACGTGGCCGTGCAGGCCGGGCAGAAGGTGCAGGCCGGCGAAAAGCTGGCCGTCATCGAAGCCATGAAGATGGAGAACATCCTCTTCGCATCGCAGGACGGCGTGGTCAGCAAGATCAGCGCGGGCAAGGGCGACTCGCTGGCCGTGGATGACGTGATCCTGGAGTTCGAGTGA